In one window of Opitutus sp. GAS368 DNA:
- a CDS encoding ParB/RepB/Spo0J family partition protein has product MAPPKSRLGRGLGALITSGTTLPKTAPAVPTAAAPAVSPAPASDGLPGYREVAVHLVEPNPYQPRKEFADEALAELVESIRAEGLLQPIVVRAVGDKFQLIAGERRWRAFQQLRIKSIPARVMTSSDASSASLALIENLQRADLNPLEEAHGYASLIRDFDLTQDAAAQRVGKGRATVANSLRLLGLEPELQGYVGKGLLSVGHAKVLLGVEGSAERLLLARRALEQGLSVRALEELLRHKSGGPGKKRRMPGATATALGDIEKRLTSHLGARTTLKHSPKRGRIIIEYQGNEDLARVLEKLGVTL; this is encoded by the coding sequence ATGGCTCCCCCGAAATCACGACTCGGCCGCGGGCTCGGCGCCCTCATCACCAGCGGCACCACGCTGCCCAAGACCGCCCCGGCCGTCCCGACGGCCGCAGCCCCCGCGGTGTCGCCGGCCCCGGCCTCCGACGGCCTGCCGGGTTATCGCGAGGTCGCCGTGCACCTGGTCGAGCCCAATCCCTACCAGCCGCGCAAGGAATTCGCCGACGAGGCGCTGGCCGAGCTCGTGGAGAGCATCCGGGCCGAGGGCCTGCTGCAGCCGATCGTCGTGCGCGCCGTGGGCGACAAGTTCCAGCTCATCGCCGGCGAGCGCCGCTGGCGCGCCTTCCAGCAGCTCAGGATCAAGAGCATCCCGGCCCGCGTGATGACGTCGAGCGACGCCTCCTCCGCCTCGCTGGCCCTGATCGAGAACCTGCAACGCGCCGACCTGAACCCGCTCGAGGAGGCGCACGGCTATGCCAGCCTCATCCGCGATTTCGACCTCACCCAGGACGCCGCCGCCCAGCGCGTCGGCAAGGGCCGCGCCACCGTCGCCAACTCCCTGCGCCTGCTCGGCCTCGAGCCGGAGCTGCAGGGCTACGTCGGCAAGGGTCTCCTCAGCGTCGGCCACGCCAAGGTGCTGCTCGGCGTCGAGGGTTCGGCCGAGCGCCTGCTGCTTGCGCGGCGCGCGCTCGAGCAGGGCCTGAGCGTCCGCGCGCTCGAGGAACTGCTGCGCCACAAGTCCGGCGGTCCCGGCAAAAAGCGCCGCATGCCCGGCGCGACCGCCACCGCGCTCGGCGACATCGAGAAGCGGCTGACCTCGCATCTCGGGGCGCGGACCACGCTCAAGCACTCGCCGAAGCGCGGCCGCATCATCATCGAGTATCAGGGCAACGAGGATCTCGCGCGCGTGCTCGAGAAGCTGGGCGTGACGCTGTAG
- a CDS encoding outer membrane lipoprotein-sorting protein encodes MFALVLAAVPGLTAQGTRFRPAPNYVAGGKADQTEGARILGEFRETGITGTYWLSFELRVMPRQGVERLLEGELFGTPAEAGPLTRLTVGSARWLIQSGAKPAAWTQPDKGTVHETTIVETLQPVAGTDFTLFDLQMPFLHWSDFVYEGLAKVRGRPAHQFVLYPPADFAQARPDLSGVRVFLDTQFQALVQVEQLGPDGKPAKTVTLLDLKKVDGQWLVKSIDLRNLGTRDKTRLTFKAAALNLTLPAGTFAPAQLAEPPPAVPRASIQEL; translated from the coding sequence TTGTTTGCGCTCGTGCTGGCGGCGGTGCCGGGGCTGACCGCACAAGGCACCCGCTTCCGCCCGGCGCCCAACTACGTCGCCGGCGGTAAGGCCGACCAGACCGAGGGCGCGCGCATCCTCGGCGAATTCCGCGAGACCGGTATCACCGGCACCTACTGGCTGTCCTTCGAACTGCGCGTGATGCCGCGGCAGGGCGTCGAGCGCCTCCTCGAGGGCGAGCTGTTCGGCACGCCGGCCGAAGCGGGACCCCTGACCCGCCTCACCGTCGGAAGCGCCCGCTGGCTCATTCAGTCCGGGGCGAAACCGGCGGCGTGGACCCAGCCGGACAAGGGGACCGTGCACGAGACCACCATCGTGGAGACGCTGCAGCCGGTCGCGGGCACCGACTTCACGCTGTTCGACCTGCAGATGCCCTTCCTGCACTGGAGCGATTTTGTCTACGAGGGCCTCGCCAAGGTGCGCGGGCGCCCGGCACACCAGTTCGTGCTCTATCCGCCGGCCGACTTCGCCCAGGCCCGGCCCGATCTCAGCGGCGTGCGGGTGTTCCTCGACACCCAGTTCCAGGCGCTGGTGCAGGTCGAGCAGCTCGGTCCGGACGGCAAGCCCGCCAAAACCGTCACGTTGCTCGACCTGAAGAAGGTGGACGGGCAGTGGCTGGTGAAATCCATCGACCTGCGCAACCTCGGCACCCGCGACAAGACCCGCCTCACCTTCAAGGCCGCGGCCCTGAACCTGACGCTGCCGGCGGGCACGTTCGCGCCGGCGCAGCTGGCGGAACCGCCCCCCGCGGTGCCGCGCGCCAGCATCCAGGAACTTTGA
- the fmt gene encoding methionyl-tRNA formyltransferase — protein MLRIVFMGSDAIARPALDWLAGEGSKVGQVVAVFTQPDRAAGRGQKIQPGEIKLWAQARNLPVLQPEKFGDAECRQLAELKPDLALVMAYGHILKQGVIDTPRLGTLNLHTSILPQYRGASPIQTATASGDKETGVTLMRMVLALDAGPVTDVERVAIAPLDTAAEVETKLALACVPLLARCLPRIAAGAQSFTAQDEIKVTFCRKLEKTDGVLDFTQPAAALAARINGLMPWPGCTVEINGQVVKLGLADALPGTGSAGEVSGADADGLLVGTGQGILRLRKLQRPGGKMLPAAEFLRGWPVVPGTRLPSHPMPPLVGSVPFPRPSGGAR, from the coding sequence ATGCTTAGGATCGTCTTCATGGGCTCGGATGCGATCGCGCGACCCGCGCTGGACTGGCTGGCGGGCGAGGGGAGCAAGGTCGGCCAGGTAGTCGCCGTCTTCACCCAACCCGATCGCGCCGCCGGGCGCGGCCAGAAGATCCAGCCCGGCGAAATCAAACTCTGGGCGCAGGCGCGCAACCTGCCGGTGCTGCAGCCGGAGAAATTCGGCGACGCCGAGTGCCGGCAACTCGCGGAGTTGAAGCCTGACCTCGCGCTCGTCATGGCTTATGGCCACATCCTGAAGCAAGGTGTGATCGACACGCCGCGTCTCGGCACACTGAACCTGCACACCTCGATCCTGCCGCAATACCGCGGCGCCTCGCCGATCCAGACAGCCACCGCCAGCGGTGACAAGGAAACCGGCGTCACGCTGATGCGGATGGTGCTGGCGCTCGACGCCGGCCCGGTGACGGACGTGGAGCGCGTGGCCATCGCGCCGCTCGACACTGCGGCCGAGGTTGAGACCAAACTCGCGCTGGCGTGCGTGCCGCTACTCGCACGCTGCCTGCCCAGGATTGCCGCAGGCGCGCAGTCCTTCACCGCCCAGGATGAGATCAAGGTGACTTTCTGCCGCAAGCTTGAGAAGACCGACGGTGTGCTCGATTTCACCCAGCCAGCCGCAGCGTTGGCGGCCCGGATCAATGGCCTGATGCCCTGGCCCGGTTGCACCGTGGAAATCAACGGCCAGGTGGTGAAGCTCGGCCTGGCCGATGCCCTGCCGGGCACGGGATCGGCCGGTGAGGTCAGCGGCGCCGATGCCGACGGCCTGCTGGTCGGCACCGGGCAGGGGATTCTGCGCCTGCGCAAACTGCAGCGTCCGGGCGGAAAGATGCTGCCGGCGGCGGAATTCCTGCGCGGTTGGCCGGTGGTGCCAGGCACCCGCCTGCCGTCGCACCCGATGCCGCCGCTGGTTGGCTCCGTCCCATTCCCGCGGCCCAGTGGTGGAGCGCGCTGA
- a CDS encoding prolyl oligopeptidase family serine peptidase — translation MCFRFLGLALLLLAGRLPAANQLERHTWIVDGVTREALLSIPTKIPADGAPLVFAFHGHGGSMAQASHSFPIHEKWPEAIVVYPQGLPTAGRLTDRAGTEAGWQAMAGAQGDRDLKFFDVMLADLKQRYRVDAKRIYATGHSNGGGFTYLLWAERGDVFAALAPSSALLARGFLKFKPKPVLHIGSPQDELVKFAWQQRMLDYVLKLDGCGPLKPDAMGYTAYPASGGNDVAVYLHTGGHRYPSDVAPELIVKFFQAHPGPGS, via the coding sequence ATGTGTTTCCGGTTCCTGGGCCTTGCTTTGCTTCTCCTCGCCGGCCGGCTGCCGGCCGCCAACCAACTCGAGCGCCACACCTGGATCGTGGACGGCGTGACCCGCGAGGCGCTCCTGTCCATCCCCACGAAGATCCCCGCCGACGGCGCCCCGCTGGTGTTCGCGTTCCACGGCCACGGCGGCTCGATGGCGCAGGCGTCGCATAGCTTTCCCATTCACGAGAAATGGCCGGAGGCGATCGTGGTTTACCCGCAGGGTCTGCCCACCGCCGGCCGGCTGACCGACCGGGCCGGCACCGAGGCAGGCTGGCAGGCCATGGCCGGCGCCCAGGGTGACCGCGACCTGAAATTCTTCGATGTCATGCTCGCCGACCTGAAGCAGCGCTACCGCGTGGACGCGAAGCGCATCTACGCGACGGGTCATTCCAACGGCGGCGGCTTCACCTACCTGCTCTGGGCGGAGCGGGGCGATGTGTTCGCGGCCCTAGCCCCGTCATCCGCGCTGCTGGCGCGCGGCTTCCTGAAGTTCAAGCCCAAGCCCGTGCTGCACATTGGCAGTCCCCAGGACGAACTGGTGAAGTTCGCCTGGCAGCAGCGCATGCTCGACTACGTGCTCAAGCTGGACGGCTGCGGGCCATTAAAACCCGACGCGATGGGCTACACGGCGTATCCTGCCAGCGGCGGCAACGACGTGGCGGTCTACCTGCACACCGGGGGGCACCGTTACCCGAGCGACGTCGCGCCCGAGCTGATTGTGAAGTTCTTCCAGGCCCATCCCGGACCGGGGAGCTGA
- a CDS encoding pyridoxal phosphate-dependent aminotransferase, giving the protein MSTPHPLSVWARNVSPSPTLAIDAKAKAMLAAGEDVCSFAAGEPDFDTPQFIKDAAIAALQGGKTKYAPTPGIEPLRQAIADRYAAEYGYKIAPSQVVVSPGGKYSCYLAIMATCNPGDEAIIPAPYWVSYPEMVKLAGATPKFVLCNDRAGFKLTPALLAAAITPKTKLLILNSPSNPTGAIYNRAELAALADVCVQHNLYVLADEMYEHLIYDGHQPVNFAMLGAEVEKRTVTVAGFSKTYSMTGWRLGTLVAPAPIAKACSELQSQMSSNATTFAQYGALAALKEKAKADAAIEAMKTAFDRRRKYLHAELNKIPGITCLLAGGAFYLFPNISSFGLKDTEFCAKLLEQEKVAAVPGSAFGAEGYLRLSYATSDEIIRKGIERLRRFCAGLKK; this is encoded by the coding sequence ATGAGCACTCCGCATCCGCTGTCCGTTTGGGCCCGCAATGTCTCGCCGTCGCCGACTCTCGCGATCGACGCGAAAGCCAAGGCCATGCTGGCGGCGGGCGAGGACGTCTGCAGCTTCGCCGCGGGCGAGCCCGATTTCGACACGCCGCAATTCATCAAGGACGCCGCCATCGCCGCGCTGCAGGGCGGCAAGACCAAGTATGCGCCCACGCCCGGCATCGAGCCGCTGCGCCAGGCCATCGCCGACCGCTACGCCGCCGAATACGGCTACAAGATCGCCCCGTCGCAGGTCGTCGTCTCGCCGGGCGGCAAATATTCCTGCTACCTGGCCATCATGGCCACCTGCAACCCCGGCGACGAGGCCATCATCCCCGCGCCGTATTGGGTCAGCTACCCGGAGATGGTGAAGCTCGCCGGCGCCACGCCAAAATTCGTGCTCTGCAACGACCGGGCCGGCTTCAAGCTCACGCCGGCGCTGCTCGCGGCGGCGATCACGCCGAAGACCAAGCTGCTCATCCTCAACTCGCCTTCGAACCCCACCGGCGCCATCTACAACCGCGCGGAACTGGCGGCGCTCGCCGACGTCTGCGTGCAGCACAACCTCTATGTGCTGGCTGACGAGATGTATGAGCACCTCATCTACGACGGCCACCAGCCGGTGAACTTCGCCATGCTCGGCGCCGAGGTCGAGAAGCGGACCGTCACGGTCGCCGGTTTCTCCAAGACCTATTCGATGACCGGCTGGCGCCTGGGCACGCTCGTCGCGCCCGCACCGATCGCCAAGGCCTGCTCCGAACTGCAGAGCCAGATGTCTTCCAACGCCACGACCTTCGCCCAATACGGCGCGCTCGCCGCGCTCAAGGAGAAGGCCAAGGCCGACGCCGCCATCGAGGCGATGAAGACCGCCTTCGACCGCCGCCGGAAATACCTCCACGCCGAGCTGAACAAGATCCCCGGCATCACCTGCCTGCTGGCGGGCGGCGCGTTCTACCTTTTCCCCAACATCTCGAGCTTCGGCCTCAAGGACACCGAGTTCTGCGCCAAGCTGCTCGAGCAGGAGAAGGTCGCGGCCGTGCCCGGCTCGGCGTTCGGCGCCGAGGGCTACCTGCGGCTCAGCTACGCCACCTCCGACGAGATCATTCGCAAGGGGATCGAGCGGCTGCGGCGGTTCTGCGCCGGGCTGAAGAAGTGA
- the secG gene encoding preprotein translocase subunit SecG → MSLVIGILTFVLIITSLVLVFLVLMQRAKTDGGMGSAMGGGAMESTFGADTNNVLSGATIKGAIVFFVISFVLYLAHIYQSKHRDDGDNRLPTIVAPASTAPAAPMPAPKPATPAPVEPKKP, encoded by the coding sequence ATGAGTCTCGTTATCGGTATCCTAACTTTCGTCCTGATCATCACTTCGCTCGTCCTGGTGTTCCTGGTCCTCATGCAGCGCGCCAAGACCGACGGCGGCATGGGCTCGGCCATGGGCGGCGGCGCCATGGAGTCGACCTTTGGCGCGGACACCAACAACGTCCTCAGCGGCGCGACCATCAAGGGCGCCATCGTTTTCTTCGTGATCAGCTTCGTCCTTTACCTGGCCCACATCTACCAGTCCAAGCACCGGGACGACGGCGACAACCGGCTGCCCACGATCGTGGCGCCCGCGAGCACCGCTCCCGCCGCGCCGATGCCGGCGCCGAAACCCGCAACCCCTGCGCCGGTTGAGCCCAAGAAGCCCTGA
- a CDS encoding LysM peptidoglycan-binding domain-containing protein has translation MTRHFLRYGALSLSLLGFAHGQVDGTRIEVANLRQDVALLNQRVGELTMAIEQLTRENAALQAKASQSYVTIEQLNKSVAETNRALQAALADQKREVLQQVAGQIERLGKQTNAALDALAKNQATRPVVQTTFSEDFPKEGTNYTVVSGDTLSGIAKKTGGKLADIRNANKISDDTKIRVGQTLFIPQGK, from the coding sequence ATGACCCGCCATTTCCTGCGCTACGGCGCCCTGTCGCTCTCCCTCCTCGGTTTCGCACACGGCCAGGTCGACGGCACCCGGATCGAAGTGGCCAACCTGCGGCAGGACGTCGCCCTGCTGAACCAGCGCGTGGGCGAGCTCACCATGGCGATCGAGCAGCTCACCCGGGAGAACGCCGCCCTGCAGGCCAAGGCCAGCCAGAGCTACGTCACCATCGAGCAGCTCAACAAGTCCGTCGCCGAAACCAACCGCGCCCTGCAGGCGGCGCTCGCGGACCAGAAGCGCGAGGTGCTGCAGCAGGTCGCCGGCCAGATCGAGCGCCTCGGCAAGCAAACCAACGCCGCGCTCGACGCGCTGGCGAAGAACCAGGCCACGCGGCCGGTCGTGCAGACGACGTTCAGCGAGGATTTCCCCAAGGAGGGCACCAACTACACCGTGGTGAGCGGCGATACCCTTTCCGGCATCGCGAAGAAGACCGGAGGCAAGCTGGCGGACATCCGCAACGCCAACAAGATTTCCGACGACACCAAGATCCGCGTCGGCCAGACCCTTTTCATCCCGCAGGGCAAATAA